Genomic window (Armatimonadota bacterium):
TGGACGGCTCGGCACTGGAAAATCTAGCAAGGTAACCTCGGCGTCTCGCCGGGATCCGGAACCCGGCGAGACGCCGGGGGTACCTTGAACTCTCACAACTCTCTTCAGGAATTACTAAAACTGCCAATAAGAGAAGCATATGGCGGAAACAGCGTTTCAATTTCGGCTCCAGCGCGTGCTGGAGTACCGAGAGATGGAGGAGAAATGGGCAAAGGACCACTTCCTTGAGAAGCAGGCCGCCCGCTATGAAGCCGAATCAGAGCTGAACGAGATCGACCGAACCCGTCGAACCTTCCTCGGAATGGGCGCCGATGACCTGACTCAACGACGAGAACTTGAACTCCGCCTCCAAAAGCTCGACGACAACGAGCGAGCACAGCGGCTTCTGATTTATACACTTCAAGAAGAAGAAGACGAAGCTCGTTCTGTCTGGCTAGACAAACGCCAAGAGAAGTCAGTCATGGAGAAACTCAGGGAACGCGCCTATGATGAGTTCAAAACCATTATGGAAAGGCGAGAGCAAAACGCTCTCGACGAATTTGCTACCCAACAAAGAGTCGCCGCATGAGCTTCGACATCGACTTTCAACCCAAAGGTCCCGAAGCAGTTCGGCAACGGATGGACGAGATCAGAGAGCGTCTCGGTGTCAAGGATCCCGACGAGTTCAAAAAGGCAATGAAGGAAGCGGCCAAGCCTCCGATGCGGATGCAAGGCTACATTGGGAATGGCACACCAGATCTGCACATGGAAGACGGTTTGGCTCCGTTCGATCCGGGTCGGCCAGGATCAAAAGTACAAGTTCAGGCTATGATCGAGCGCGTTGCACGAGAGCAAGATATAGACCCGAAAATCATCAGAGCAGTGGTGGAAGCCGAAAGCGACTATAAGATCAACGATGTTTCCCGCACTGGGGCTAAGGGCCTCATGCAACTCATGCCTGACACCGCGCGCGAAATGGGAGTCACAAATCCGTTCGACCCATACGAGAACCTCACCGGCGGAACGAAGTATCTCAAACAGATGATCGCGCGTTACCCAGGCCGCCTTGACCTGGCTTTCGCGGCCTACAATGCCGGTCCCGGAAACGTTGACAAAGCTAAAGGGATTCCAGATTTTGCCGAAACTAGAAACTACGTGGACAAAATCACCGCGAAACTTAACCGACGATAATGGCTGAAGGAAGCAAGAAGACGAAGAAAAAGGGGTTGATGATCGTCATCATCCTCGTCGTCGTGCTTGTCCTCGCCGCTGTTGCCGTGGTGGTTCTCGCTAAATTGGGCAAAATCAACATCCCTGGTCTGACACCCAAGAAGCCAGCGGCAGCCTCGGCCAAAAAGCCGGAAGTGAAACCCAAAGCCGCTCCAAAGAAAAAAGTTGAGGAACCTAAGGCTCCAATCATCGCCGAAGCTCCACTGAACGATAAAGAGGGCGCAATCAAACTTGCAACCGTCTGGAACGAGATTCCGACAGAGGGCCTAGTCAAGATTACAAAGGCCATGACGCCAACAGAACTAGCTCCTGTGCTCGTCGAGATGGATGCCGAAAAGTCCGCCGCCCTTCTTGCGGCGATGGATGCCAAAACCGCCACCGTCGTCAGCCGAGAACTCAAGCGAGTGGCATCCGCAGTTCAACGAGCAGAATAACCGGGTACGCTGGCTGTTCGATGGTAAGACAGGTTATCTGCGCCCTCGACACCGGCAACCTCGATGAGGCCATTGCCACCGTACGCCGCCTCAGCCCTTGGGTGAACACCTTCAAGATCGGCCACGGACTGACCCTTCCGAACGGGCTATCGTGCATTGACAAGCTCCAAGACGCCGGTGCGGAACGAGTATTTCTTGACCTCAAGTTCCACGACATCCCCAACTCGGTCGGTCTAGCCGTTCGAGAAGCCGCAAAGCACAACGTCTGGATGATGACCCTTCATCTCACCGGGGGGCCGGCGATGCTGAGTGCCGCGGTGGAAGAGGCAAACGCATACTCTGATGAGCGGCGTCCGCTTCTCGTTGGCGTCTCAGTCCTCACTTCACTTGACCAAAGCACGCTGACCGAGCATCTTGGTGTTAACCGAACCATCGAAGAGCATATGGTGAAACTCTCCGCCGACGCCATCAATCTCCAGCTCGATGGTGTCGTCTGCTCCGCATTCGAAATCAAGCCGATCAGAGAAGTGATTGGTAAGCAAGGAATCATTGTCACGCCGGGAATTCGCCTCAGCGGCCCGAGCCATGATCAGAAGCGAGTAGGCACTCCGGCACAGGCGATCGCCGATGGTGCCGACTACCTCGTCATTGGACGGGCCCTCACCGACGCCGCCGAACCCGAAGCCGTCCTCGCTGAGATTGGGCTTGAATAGCCTCCACGAAAAGCTCCTCCCCTGGTTTCGGGCGAATCAACGCCCGATGCCTTGGCGTCGAACCAAAGATCCCTATGCCATTTGGGTGAGTGAAATCATGCTCCAGCAGACCCAAGTCAGCGTCGTGATGCCCTATTATGAGCGTTGGATGGCTCGCTTCCCCTCCGTTGGCTCTTTGGCTGCGGCAACCGAAGAGGAAGCGCTTCAACTCTGGCAGGGGCTCGGCTACTATCGCAGGGCAAAGAGCCTCCTGTCAGGTGCAAAACACGTCGTCGAACACGGTTTTCCATCTGAGGTCATTGGCTGGAAAAAGGTGCCCGGCGTCGGTGACTACACCGCCGGAGCGATATGTTCCATCGCTTACAACTTAGCGGTTCCCCTAGTCGATGGAAACGTCGAGCGAGTCTATGCGCGCCTCAACGGCGACAGATCATCGGGTCCCGACCTCTCTAAAGCTGCCTGGCGCTGGGCAGAAGAGAACGTCGCTCCGTCAGCTCCAGGAGATTGGAACCAGGGCCTCATGGAGCTCGGAGCAACCGTTTGCACTCCACGTGAACCCAGCTGCTCAGCTTGCCCGATCAAGCTGAATTGTCGAGCATTTCTTCGGGGGTTAACAAATGAACTTCCGGTAGCTTCTCCAAAACCCGAAATCAAGCGACTCAACCAAACAATGTGGGTTCTCATATGCGACGGGCAAATCCACCTAACGCACTCGGTCGCCGGCGAGTGGTGGGCCGGGATGTACTTATTACCAACCGTTGACGAGCAGCCCACCGAAGGCTGGGTGGAGGACCTCGGCCGATTGACCTACTCTATCACAAACCACCGGATCAAAGCAGACGTCAAGCTAGTTCGGCTCGAGTCAGCCATGGAAGGTTACGTGCTCCACCCATTGGACGCAATCCAGTCGCTTCCTATTCCTGCTCCTCACCGTAAGGCCCTTGCGCTCTATCAGAGAATCTGAAGTTTGAGCGGTTCTTGGCTATCTCCACCTCGAACTCCTTTCAGGTTTAGCTCAACGGAAATTCGGAAGTTTGTTTCAATGATCAGTTCGCCGGGTCGGTTGGGATCAATTCTGCTTAAAATATTCGGCGGGAGGGTAGCACCACTCTGCCCCGGCCGGGTTACTGTTGCGCCTCCGGATTGCTTCTCGCTGAGAGACCGAATGAAGTCTCCAATCGGACGTTTCAGACCAGGATAGTTGTTGAGGTTAAGCCTCGTCGTCGTGTTCGAGTAAGCAAAAGTTTGCTCGATCAGGCTATCACTAAGTACTCCGACAGTTTGGCTCAGCAAGCTGAGGGCTAGTTCTCGACTCTCCTTACTCTTGGCTAAGCTGGGCATTTGCGGCTGGTATTCGTATACTTGACCGCCCGACGGGTCGTATTCCGGCTGGGAGCTCGGGCTCGTGCCTTTACGCACCCCCTCTTGAGCTTTTGATAGCAACACCGAGAAGCTGCGGCGCCACGACGCGGCGTCGAAGTCGATTATCCAAGCGGTGTCCGTTACCCGAAACTTTCCGCCCAGCCCGGTCGCCAGGGACTGCGCCAAGACAACTCCATCCACTCCACCAGGCGCTGAAATCGCTACTTTGAACGGAGACATTTGGGCTCCGACAAAGTAACCGGCTAGCTGAATTTGCTTGCCCAGATTGAGTGGAGCCAGTGTGCGAAGGCTGACGACCGATCCCGAGGCGGATGAGAACACTAGTTTTCCACCTTTTATTGCAGAACCGGGAACGACCTCCTCTGTAGACTTCGTCGATTGTGAGGCACCAACCAAGGGCTTCAGAATCCCCCAATTGCTTTCCGGCAAAATCGTCGGTCGCAATACGGTCATATCGCTTCTGAGTAGCAACGAACCAAGACGGACGATTGGGTCGACAAATGCATCTGGATCCGCGACTCCGCTGTCTACCGAGAACTGCGATGGGCCAGCAGAAACAACCATGCTGGGTCGCTTAGTCTTGAGATTGAGTTGCTCCGAAATCTGAGAGAGGTTTTGTGATTTCGCCTCCGGAAGCATCGCCGTGACCATCAATAGAGTGAGCATTGACATCTAGACGTGCCGCGGCGCCAGAAGCTACTTGACTCTTCTGGTAAATTAGGCAATCTGATGAAAAACGTGTGGCAAGAGCCGCAGCCGTTCGGCTGGGAAGACCATGTTAAGGCCGCACTTCATGAAGACGTGTTCTCGGGTGATATCACTTCTTCAG
Coding sequences:
- a CDS encoding flagellar FliJ family protein is translated as MAETAFQFRLQRVLEYREMEEKWAKDHFLEKQAARYEAESELNEIDRTRRTFLGMGADDLTQRRELELRLQKLDDNERAQRLLIYTLQEEEDEARSVWLDKRQEKSVMEKLRERAYDEFKTIMERREQNALDEFATQQRVAA
- a CDS encoding lytic transglycosylase domain-containing protein, with amino-acid sequence MSFDIDFQPKGPEAVRQRMDEIRERLGVKDPDEFKKAMKEAAKPPMRMQGYIGNGTPDLHMEDGLAPFDPGRPGSKVQVQAMIERVAREQDIDPKIIRAVVEAESDYKINDVSRTGAKGLMQLMPDTAREMGVTNPFDPYENLTGGTKYLKQMIARYPGRLDLAFAAYNAGPGNVDKAKGIPDFAETRNYVDKITAKLNRR
- the pyrF gene encoding orotidine-5'-phosphate decarboxylase, giving the protein MVRQVICALDTGNLDEAIATVRRLSPWVNTFKIGHGLTLPNGLSCIDKLQDAGAERVFLDLKFHDIPNSVGLAVREAAKHNVWMMTLHLTGGPAMLSAAVEEANAYSDERRPLLVGVSVLTSLDQSTLTEHLGVNRTIEEHMVKLSADAINLQLDGVVCSAFEIKPIREVIGKQGIIVTPGIRLSGPSHDQKRVGTPAQAIADGADYLVIGRALTDAAEPEAVLAEIGLE
- a CDS encoding A/G-specific adenine glycosylase; the encoded protein is MPWRRTKDPYAIWVSEIMLQQTQVSVVMPYYERWMARFPSVGSLAAATEEEALQLWQGLGYYRRAKSLLSGAKHVVEHGFPSEVIGWKKVPGVGDYTAGAICSIAYNLAVPLVDGNVERVYARLNGDRSSGPDLSKAAWRWAEENVAPSAPGDWNQGLMELGATVCTPREPSCSACPIKLNCRAFLRGLTNELPVASPKPEIKRLNQTMWVLICDGQIHLTHSVAGEWWAGMYLLPTVDEQPTEGWVEDLGRLTYSITNHRIKADVKLVRLESAMEGYVLHPLDAIQSLPIPAPHRKALALYQRI